From the genome of Ammoniphilus sp. CFH 90114, one region includes:
- a CDS encoding FMN-binding negative transcriptional regulator, translating to MYIPSSFEVKEKESLYEFIEKNSFAIIFSQTENGPYATHVPLLLEREEGCLYGHMAKANPHWNSRENEVLVVFSGPHTYISPSWYETTLAVPTWNYVAVHAYGKLELIEDPEELRRILDDSVNVYESTMPNPWSMSSVDSTFISNLSKGIIGFRIEIEKLEGKWKLSQNHSRERQDRVIEALDSQGDENSIQIANLMKKNRNE from the coding sequence ATGTATATACCTTCATCTTTTGAAGTGAAGGAGAAGGAATCGTTATACGAATTTATAGAGAAGAATAGCTTTGCTATCATTTTTTCGCAAACGGAAAATGGCCCTTACGCAACCCATGTCCCTTTATTGTTAGAACGGGAAGAAGGATGCTTGTATGGACACATGGCGAAAGCCAATCCTCATTGGAATAGTAGGGAAAATGAAGTCCTAGTCGTTTTCTCCGGTCCGCATACGTATATTTCGCCTTCGTGGTATGAGACCACACTAGCCGTTCCAACATGGAATTATGTTGCTGTTCATGCATATGGAAAGCTAGAACTAATCGAAGATCCTGAGGAACTGAGACGCATTCTTGACGACTCCGTGAACGTTTATGAATCAACTATGCCTAACCCCTGGAGTATGAGCAGCGTAGATTCAACCTTTATCTCCAACCTATCGAAGGGAATTATAGGGTTCCGAATTGAGATCGAGAAGCTAGAGGGAAAGTGGAAACTAAGTCAGAACCATTCGAGGGAGCGACAAGATAGAGTGATTGAAGCCCTAGATAGTCAAGGGGATGAGAATTCCATTCAGATCGCTAACCTAATGAAAAAGAATAGAAATGAATAA
- a CDS encoding 2-hydroxymuconate tautomerase family protein: protein MPYVNIKITNENVTPEKKAELIKGVTQLLVDVLGKNPNTTVVVIDEVETDNWGIGGESVTVRRQQGK, encoded by the coding sequence ATGCCATATGTTAACATTAAAATTACAAACGAAAATGTAACCCCTGAGAAAAAAGCGGAATTAATTAAAGGCGTTACCCAGCTACTTGTAGATGTGCTAGGTAAGAACCCCAATACGACGGTTGTCGTTATTGATGAAGTGGAAACAGATAATTGGGGAATTGGGGGCGAGAGTGTTACCGTACGGAGGCAACAAGGGAAGTAA